The Cyclobacteriaceae bacterium genome includes a region encoding these proteins:
- a CDS encoding insulinase family protein → MREHFIHTLKNGIRIIHNRVTSTKIVHCGIMLDIGSRDETLVNQGIAHFWEHMAFKGTRKRKAFHILNRLETLGGELNAFTDKEKIMFFASLRDDHFERALELLTDITFESIFPATQIDRERHVILEEMSMYVDDPDGSLQDEFDAVVFAGHSLGMNILGTEKTVKGFRHKDFKAFIKQHIDTRRIVFSVVGNISQEEVIRLTEKHLGHIPRIISSQKRKKFSGYKPKEVTLKRPIKQSRCAIGRTSYSLQDSKRGAFYLLNNILGGSGMNSRLNLSLREKHGFVYSIGSMTVPFTDTGLFAITFGTEPTQLKKSIKLVKEELRKLRDEKMGTKQLSSAKEQIMGQVAMAEESNISFMMMMARSILDLGKIQSLDEIFARIQGTSAEDIMRMSNEMFDEDKLSILIMEPEQ, encoded by the coding sequence ATGAGAGAGCACTTTATTCATACCCTGAAAAACGGGATCAGAATTATTCATAACCGTGTTACCAGCACTAAAATTGTCCATTGCGGCATCATGCTGGATATTGGAAGCAGGGATGAAACTCTGGTTAACCAGGGAATCGCTCATTTCTGGGAGCACATGGCCTTCAAAGGAACCCGCAAGCGAAAAGCCTTTCATATTCTCAATCGCCTTGAGACATTGGGTGGAGAGTTAAACGCATTTACTGACAAGGAGAAAATAATGTTCTTCGCTTCTCTTCGTGACGACCATTTTGAAAGAGCACTGGAGCTTCTTACTGATATCACGTTTGAATCTATTTTTCCTGCCACTCAGATTGATCGTGAACGGCATGTGATCCTGGAAGAAATGTCGATGTATGTCGATGATCCGGATGGTTCTCTTCAGGATGAGTTTGATGCAGTAGTATTCGCAGGTCATTCACTGGGAATGAATATTCTGGGAACAGAAAAAACAGTTAAAGGATTTAGGCACAAGGATTTTAAAGCATTTATCAAACAACATATTGATACCCGCCGAATTGTTTTTTCAGTGGTGGGTAATATTTCTCAGGAGGAAGTGATTAGGTTAACAGAAAAACACCTGGGTCATATTCCAAGGATCATCTCATCCCAAAAGAGGAAGAAGTTTTCTGGCTATAAACCAAAAGAAGTAACACTCAAACGTCCCATCAAACAGTCGCGCTGCGCCATTGGAAGAACCTCATATTCACTTCAGGATTCTAAAAGGGGAGCATTTTATCTGTTGAATAATATCCTCGGAGGATCGGGCATGAATTCACGATTGAATCTTTCCCTTCGTGAGAAGCATGGCTTTGTTTATTCTATTGGTTCCATGACAGTCCCTTTCACAGATACGGGTTTGTTCGCCATTACCTTTGGCACGGAACCAACTCAATTAAAGAAGAGCATCAAGCTTGTAAAGGAGGAGTTGCGCAAGCTAAGGGATGAAAAGATGGGTACAAAGCAATTGTCTTCCGCGAAGGAGCAGATCATGGGTCAGGTCGCAATGGCGGAGGAGAGTAATATCAGTTTTATGATGATGATGGCAAGGAGTATTCTTGACCTTGGAAAGATCCAGTCACTTGATGAGATCTTTGCAAGAATTCAGGGAACTTCTGCAGAAGATATTATGAGGATGTCCAATGAAATGTTTGACGAGGATAAGTTGAGCATATTAATCATGGAACCTGAGCAGTAG
- a CDS encoding nucleoside phosphorylase has protein sequence MKISPTDLILNSDGSVYHLNLLPENISNTIITVGDPGRVHKVSQYFDDVEFEMNKREFITHTGTIGGKRITVMSTGMGTDNIEIFFNEIDALVNIDLKTREPRTKKKKLKVIRIGTSGALQEDIKLGSHLVSDNAVGFDNLMTFYNLPMNAQEVKLSKKLKTATGLPFAPYVVKGSQELLETIGKGMIVGNTVTCPGFYAPQGRSLRLSLKFPKLLEDLNYFHVDDFWLTNFEMETAGYYALGRLLGHDVISVNAILANRITNKFSKDPDKVVDSLIKTVLERI, from the coding sequence ATGAAAATTTCTCCGACAGATCTTATTCTCAATTCTGATGGCAGCGTTTATCATCTCAACCTGCTGCCTGAAAATATTTCGAACACGATCATTACAGTCGGTGATCCCGGAAGAGTACATAAGGTCAGTCAGTACTTTGATGATGTTGAGTTTGAGATGAATAAGAGGGAGTTCATTACACACACTGGTACGATCGGTGGCAAGCGGATCACGGTGATGAGTACAGGCATGGGTACTGACAATATTGAAATATTTTTCAATGAAATCGATGCGCTCGTGAATATTGATTTGAAAACCCGTGAGCCCAGAACTAAAAAGAAAAAGCTAAAGGTCATCCGAATCGGAACCTCCGGTGCCTTGCAAGAGGATATCAAACTTGGTTCTCATCTTGTCAGCGATAATGCTGTGGGCTTTGATAATCTGATGACGTTCTATAATCTTCCCATGAATGCTCAAGAGGTAAAGCTTTCAAAAAAACTCAAGACTGCAACAGGACTTCCTTTTGCTCCCTATGTAGTGAAAGGGTCTCAGGAACTTTTGGAAACGATCGGTAAGGGAATGATTGTAGGTAATACAGTAACATGTCCTGGATTTTATGCCCCGCAGGGAAGAAGCCTTCGTCTGTCTTTAAAATTTCCGAAGCTTCTGGAAGATCTTAATTACTTCCATGTAGATGATTTCTGGCTTACCAATTTTGAAATGGAAACTGCCGGGTACTATGCTCTTGGAAGATTGCTAGGGCACGATGTGATCAGCGTTAATGCGATCCTGGCCAACCGGATCACCAATAAGTTTTCCAAAGATCCTGACAAGGTTGTGGATTCTTTGATTAAAACGGTGTTGGAGAGAATCTAG
- a CDS encoding DUF2851 family protein, which translates to MHESFLSYLWQLQYFDKRDLKTTDHEKIEIYHPGFINTNAGPDFSNSRIKIGSMDWVGSVEIHTVSSEWFAHHHDTDRAYDNVILHLVWQHDKEIVRTDNTILPTLELKGRVDESLIKTYRQLVSSSFSIPCQRSIMNVEGLTRLSMIEKAMLERLERKAIEITAIYSQNGNSWEETFYQLLARNFGFKINSEPFFQLAKLLPLKIIQKQADKKEQVEALLFGQAGFLEPTKGDEYFLKLRREHILLTQKYSLLQNKMSKAQWRFLRLRPANFPSLRLAQFASILHSRQNIFSAILGLEDIKSIANLFSVTVSDYWLHHYQFSKQSKSDVHELGKSSIENIIINTIVPVWVAYGRMTHEQRWIDLSVHILQQLPAEENNITRAWKGVGMDANNSFDSQGLIELYNNFCQQKNCLNCTIGASLMRPAK; encoded by the coding sequence ATGCACGAATCTTTTCTATCCTATCTCTGGCAACTCCAGTATTTTGATAAACGCGATCTGAAAACAACGGATCACGAAAAGATTGAGATTTATCATCCTGGATTTATAAATACAAACGCCGGCCCTGATTTTTCGAATTCACGTATTAAGATTGGTTCGATGGACTGGGTGGGCAGTGTCGAAATTCATACAGTTTCCTCTGAGTGGTTTGCCCATCACCATGATACTGACAGAGCATATGATAATGTGATACTTCATCTGGTGTGGCAACATGACAAGGAAATTGTAAGAACTGATAACACAATATTGCCAACGCTTGAACTCAAAGGCAGAGTGGACGAATCACTTATCAAAACCTATCGTCAATTGGTTAGCAGCTCCTTTTCTATTCCCTGCCAGCGGTCTATCATGAATGTCGAAGGCCTTACAAGACTTTCGATGATAGAGAAAGCAATGCTGGAGCGATTGGAACGGAAAGCAATTGAGATCACTGCGATATATTCTCAAAATGGAAATAGCTGGGAAGAAACTTTTTATCAGCTGCTTGCACGCAACTTTGGTTTTAAGATCAATTCTGAACCATTTTTTCAACTCGCGAAACTGCTTCCTTTAAAGATCATTCAAAAGCAAGCAGACAAAAAGGAGCAGGTGGAGGCATTACTATTTGGTCAGGCGGGATTTCTGGAGCCAACTAAGGGTGATGAGTATTTTTTAAAACTTCGACGGGAACATATTCTGCTGACGCAGAAATATTCATTATTGCAGAATAAAATGTCGAAAGCGCAGTGGAGGTTTCTCAGATTGCGCCCGGCAAATTTTCCATCGCTTCGGCTTGCACAATTTGCCAGCATTCTTCATTCGAGGCAGAATATCTTTTCCGCAATACTGGGATTGGAGGATATAAAGTCAATTGCAAATTTGTTTTCAGTAACAGTTTCTGATTACTGGTTGCATCATTATCAATTCTCAAAGCAATCCAAAAGTGATGTACACGAATTGGGAAAATCCAGCATTGAGAATATTATTATCAATACTATCGTGCCCGTCTGGGTTGCCTACGGAAGAATGACCCATGAACAGCGATGGATCGATCTTTCTGTTCATATTCTCCAGCAACTGCCTGCTGAAGAGAATAATATCACACGAGCGTGGAAAGGCGTGGGCATGGATGCGAATAATTCTTTCGACTCGCAGGGATTGATAGAATTATATAATAACTTTTGCCAGCAAAAGAACTGCCTTAACTGTACTATTGGGGCATCACTGATGCGTCCTGCAAAATGA
- a CDS encoding DNA translocase FtsK → MAENTYKSNTFKKPEKEKKSKNGKPKSRLNLDFFRDPRFHLALGFFLLIVSLYFFTAFISYLFTGKADQSVVEGMGGTAMVESGKDTDNWLGLYGAITSHYFIFRWFGISAFFIPPLLFLLGFRLVFKRELLTFFSAFVFSLFAGLWLSLLLGYLTHSITGATEISFLSGGLGYELAYLANSFLGWGTFLFLVLTLFIFIIYFFNVTSINAFQVKDPKPMGNEALESTDDLNIVPTYSDDRDNWQGEPEPEPFLVVKNADEPVAPDNDTIVPIPALDLEVTPVKPEKKKEEPVFIVEEAKTDTDIVAEGLVEAQGFYDPTLDLASYKFPPLELLNEYEVGKVQVTQEELNQNKDKIIATLTNFKIGIQSIKATIGPTVTLYEIVPEAGVKISRIKNLEDDIALSLSALGIRIIAPIPGKGTIGIEVPNKNREMVSIRSVLATERFQKTDKDLPIAIGKTISNELLIIDLAKMPHLLVAGATGQGKSVGLNVILTSLLYKMHPSQLKFVLVDPKKVEMSLFSKIERHYLAKLPNSEEAIITDTKKVVHTLNSLCIEMENRYEILKDAGVRNIKEYNVKFIARKLNPKEGHRFLPYIVLVIDELADLMMTAGKEVETPIARLAQLARAIGIHLVVATQRPSVNVITGVIKANFPARLSFRVTSKVDSRTILDSGGADQLVGMGDMLFSSGSDVIRIQSPFVDTPEIEKVCDFIGAQRGYTSAYMLPEFEGEDNAASDIDLSDRDALFEEAARLIVMHQQGSTSLIQRKLKLGYNRAGRLIDQLEAAGIVGPFEGSKAREVLVKDDMSLEQLLSSLKERHGQ, encoded by the coding sequence ATGGCAGAAAACACCTACAAGTCCAACACCTTCAAGAAACCCGAGAAAGAAAAAAAGAGTAAAAACGGAAAGCCGAAGTCACGATTAAATCTTGATTTCTTCAGAGACCCCCGGTTCCACCTGGCTTTGGGATTTTTTCTTTTGATCGTCTCGCTGTATTTCTTTACTGCATTCATCTCATATCTGTTTACCGGTAAGGCTGATCAAAGCGTTGTCGAAGGAATGGGAGGAACCGCTATGGTTGAATCCGGAAAAGATACTGACAATTGGCTCGGTCTTTATGGAGCGATTACATCTCATTACTTTATTTTCCGCTGGTTTGGTATCTCTGCATTCTTTATTCCACCATTATTATTCTTACTCGGATTCAGACTCGTTTTTAAACGCGAGCTTCTGACATTTTTCTCAGCGTTTGTTTTTTCCCTCTTTGCTGGATTGTGGTTGAGCTTGCTGCTTGGCTATCTCACTCATAGCATTACTGGCGCTACCGAGATCAGTTTTCTCAGTGGAGGTCTTGGGTATGAGCTTGCTTATCTCGCCAATAGTTTCTTAGGCTGGGGAACATTTTTATTTCTTGTACTCACGCTCTTCATCTTCATAATTTATTTCTTCAACGTAACCTCCATCAACGCATTCCAGGTGAAAGATCCCAAGCCAATGGGAAATGAAGCACTGGAATCTACTGATGATCTGAATATCGTTCCTACATATTCTGATGATCGCGATAACTGGCAGGGTGAACCTGAGCCGGAACCATTCCTTGTTGTCAAGAATGCTGACGAGCCTGTTGCTCCGGATAACGATACAATTGTTCCGATCCCAGCTTTGGATCTGGAAGTCACTCCCGTGAAACCTGAAAAGAAAAAAGAAGAGCCTGTATTTATTGTTGAGGAGGCGAAAACGGATACTGACATTGTTGCGGAAGGACTTGTGGAAGCGCAAGGATTCTATGATCCAACACTTGATCTGGCGAGTTATAAATTTCCTCCATTGGAATTGCTCAATGAGTATGAAGTAGGAAAGGTTCAGGTTACACAGGAAGAGCTTAATCAGAATAAGGATAAGATCATTGCTACTCTCACCAATTTCAAGATTGGCATTCAGAGCATCAAGGCAACCATCGGACCTACTGTTACCCTTTATGAGATTGTGCCGGAAGCAGGTGTCAAGATTTCCCGAATCAAGAATCTTGAAGACGACATCGCTCTAAGTTTATCGGCATTAGGAATTCGTATCATCGCACCGATCCCCGGAAAGGGAACGATTGGTATTGAAGTGCCTAATAAGAACCGTGAAATGGTAAGTATACGTTCAGTACTTGCGACAGAACGTTTTCAAAAGACAGATAAAGATCTTCCTATCGCCATTGGTAAGACGATCTCAAACGAGCTGCTGATCATTGACCTTGCCAAGATGCCTCACTTGCTGGTAGCAGGTGCTACAGGTCAGGGAAAATCAGTGGGATTGAATGTAATCCTTACTTCATTGCTTTATAAGATGCATCCAAGTCAGCTGAAGTTTGTTTTGGTGGATCCGAAGAAAGTGGAAATGTCATTGTTCAGTAAGATTGAAAGACATTATCTGGCGAAGCTGCCGAACAGTGAAGAAGCGATTATTACGGATACCAAGAAAGTTGTTCATACCCTCAATTCACTTTGTATTGAGATGGAGAACCGCTATGAAATATTAAAAGATGCCGGCGTCAGGAACATTAAGGAATACAATGTTAAGTTCATTGCAAGAAAACTGAATCCTAAAGAAGGACACCGTTTTCTTCCTTACATCGTTCTTGTGATTGATGAGTTGGCAGACTTGATGATGACTGCTGGTAAAGAGGTTGAAACTCCTATTGCACGTCTTGCCCAGCTGGCACGTGCCATCGGTATCCATCTTGTGGTGGCTACCCAGCGACCTTCTGTGAACGTTATCACGGGTGTGATCAAAGCTAACTTTCCTGCACGTCTGTCGTTCCGTGTAACTTCTAAAGTTGACTCCAGAACAATCCTTGATTCCGGTGGTGCCGATCAGTTGGTGGGAATGGGAGATATGCTCTTCTCCTCAGGATCTGATGTCATACGCATTCAAAGTCCCTTTGTAGATACTCCTGAAATTGAAAAGGTCTGTGACTTTATCGGAGCTCAGCGTGGATATACTTCCGCTTACATGCTTCCTGAATTTGAAGGAGAGGATAATGCAGCCAGTGATATAGATTTATCTGACCGGGATGCCCTTTTTGAAGAGGCTGCAAGGCTCATCGTCATGCATCAGCAGGGCAGTACTTCTCTGATCCAGCGGAAGCTGAAGTTGGGCTATAACCGGGCCGGGCGTTTGATCGACCAACTCGAAGCCGCAGGTATCGTCGGACCGTTTGAAGGATCCAAAGCCCGTGAAGTTCTTGTAAAAGATGACATGAGTTTGGAACAATTATTGAGTAGTCTTAAGGAAAGGCACGGTCAATAA
- a CDS encoding NeuD/PglB/VioB family sugar acetyltransferase, whose amino-acid sequence MENPVIIFGANYLGRVAKEIFESNEVVVYGFLDDNKKLHNTEIDDAVILGSTDDDGFLKLIGKKCEAFVAVDDNKLRKTIVKMLQEVRHIQPVNATHKQAMLSPKGIIGHGNFFDIGFSSGPGSTIGSHCLMHAKSHVGAESVIGDFVQIGAGTIVSPNVTIEDEVFIGSGSVIISGITIGKGARIGAGSVVIGPVKEGETVFGNPAQKIKS is encoded by the coding sequence ATGGAAAATCCTGTTATCATTTTTGGAGCAAATTATCTTGGAAGAGTTGCTAAAGAAATTTTCGAAAGCAACGAAGTAGTAGTCTATGGTTTTCTTGACGACAACAAAAAATTACACAATACTGAGATTGACGATGCGGTTATTCTTGGAAGCACAGATGATGATGGTTTCCTGAAGCTCATTGGTAAGAAATGTGAGGCCTTCGTTGCGGTCGACGATAATAAACTCAGAAAGACAATCGTGAAGATGCTCCAGGAAGTGAGGCACATTCAGCCGGTAAATGCTACGCATAAGCAAGCCATGCTTTCTCCAAAAGGAATCATCGGTCATGGGAATTTCTTCGATATAGGTTTTAGTTCAGGCCCTGGTTCTACGATCGGGAGTCATTGCCTGATGCATGCAAAAAGTCATGTAGGTGCTGAGTCGGTTATTGGCGATTTTGTTCAGATAGGAGCAGGCACCATCGTCAGTCCGAACGTTACCATCGAAGATGAAGTTTTTATCGGATCAGGATCTGTGATCATTTCAGGAATTACCATTGGTAAAGGGGCGCGAATTGGCGCTGGTTCTGTAGTCATCGGGCCGGTGAAGGAAGGCGAAACAGTATTTGGTAACCCTGCACAAAAAATTAAGAGTTAG
- the pyrF gene encoding orotidine-5'-phosphate decarboxylase codes for MTRQELINQIRKKRSYLCVGLDTDLTKIPSHLLKESDPVFEFNKQIIDATHQYCVAYKPNLAFYEALGPKGLESLQKTIEYIPKDIFTIADAKRGDIGNTSSLYAKAFFEQMNFDSVTVAPYMGEDSVKPFLEFANKWVILLAHTSNTGSADFQLMESKSGKKFYEEVIIKSQAWGSPENLMYVVGATRADKVAEIRKIAPQHFFLVPGVGAQGGSLEEISKLGMNSDCGLLVNSSRGIIYSSSGKDFAQMAEKESAKLKFEMSNYLEQNNI; via the coding sequence ATGACGCGTCAGGAACTCATCAATCAAATCAGGAAAAAGCGCTCCTATCTTTGTGTTGGTCTCGACACAGATCTAACGAAAATTCCTTCCCATCTTTTAAAAGAATCGGATCCTGTATTTGAATTCAACAAGCAGATCATTGATGCCACCCATCAGTATTGCGTTGCTTATAAACCGAATCTTGCATTCTATGAAGCACTGGGTCCAAAAGGTCTTGAGAGTCTTCAGAAAACCATTGAATACATCCCAAAGGATATCTTCACAATAGCCGATGCGAAGCGCGGTGATATTGGCAATACATCATCTTTATATGCGAAAGCTTTTTTCGAGCAGATGAATTTTGATTCAGTTACTGTTGCTCCTTACATGGGTGAAGATTCTGTAAAGCCATTTCTGGAATTTGCAAACAAATGGGTGATCCTTCTTGCTCATACTTCAAATACGGGCAGTGCTGACTTTCAACTGATGGAATCAAAATCAGGAAAGAAGTTCTATGAAGAAGTTATTATTAAATCGCAAGCATGGGGCTCACCGGAAAACCTGATGTATGTTGTCGGTGCAACGCGGGCAGATAAAGTTGCAGAGATCAGAAAGATCGCCCCTCAACATTTTTTTCTTGTGCCAGGTGTTGGTGCACAGGGTGGAAGCCTTGAAGAAATATCAAAATTGGGAATGAATAGCGATTGCGGTCTGTTGGTTAACTCCTCCCGAGGAATCATCTATTCTTCATCAGGAAAAGATTTTGCTCAAATGGCTGAAAAGGAATCTGCGAAGCTGAAATTTGAGATGAGCAATTACCTGGAACAAAATAACATCTGA
- a CDS encoding outer membrane lipoprotein carrier protein LolA, whose amino-acid sequence MKKLFSLILFSIISNGLFAQYDPKALEILEAMAKRYKVIPSFEATFSYILTNDVEKINEEFKGKMTVKGDKYKLTLPEQEVVNNGTTIWTYLPDAKEVNIDNFDPKSDDLNPSKFYDIYKKGFKYVQLEDKTEGGVLCEVVDLIPEKKDAQYFKVRMNIVKKDKSVQSWVMFDKAGNRYKYLITKFNPSVKVEDSFFTFDPKKYPGVEVIDLR is encoded by the coding sequence ATGAAAAAGCTATTTTCTCTCATACTGTTCTCCATCATTTCCAACGGACTTTTCGCACAATACGATCCAAAGGCGCTGGAAATACTCGAAGCGATGGCAAAGAGGTATAAGGTGATTCCTTCTTTTGAGGCCACTTTTTCCTATATACTCACCAATGATGTTGAGAAAATCAATGAGGAGTTCAAGGGTAAGATGACGGTGAAGGGCGACAAGTACAAGCTGACCTTGCCAGAACAGGAAGTTGTCAACAATGGCACTACTATCTGGACCTATCTGCCAGACGCCAAAGAAGTTAATATCGATAATTTCGATCCTAAATCAGATGATCTGAATCCTTCCAAGTTCTATGATATTTATAAGAAAGGCTTCAAGTATGTACAGCTGGAAGATAAAACTGAAGGCGGTGTATTGTGTGAAGTGGTAGATCTTATCCCTGAAAAGAAGGATGCGCAATATTTCAAAGTGAGAATGAATATTGTAAAGAAAGATAAGAGTGTTCAAAGCTGGGTAATGTTTGATAAAGCTGGCAATCGCTACAAGTATCTGATCACGAAATTCAATCCATCGGTGAAAGTGGAAGATTCATTCTTTACGTTTGATCCAAAGAAGTACCCTGGCGTTGAAGTGATTGACCTCAGATAA
- a CDS encoding methyltransferase → MNLISEALSQYSEDHTSQESPLLKRINRDTHAGILKPRMLSGHLQGRLLSMVSKMIRPKTILEIGTYTGYSALCLLEGLTHHGKLITLDINEELEGRVRGYFKESERGEDIDFRIGNALKIIPELTGPFDLVWIDADKENYGNYYDLVIDKVPSGGFILADNVLWSGKVVEAKIDKDTRAIMDFNKRVQDDRRIENILLPVRDGIMMMRKV, encoded by the coding sequence ATGAATTTAATCAGCGAAGCTTTATCCCAATATTCCGAGGATCACACATCTCAGGAATCTCCTTTATTAAAACGAATCAATCGTGATACACATGCCGGCATTTTAAAGCCTCGAATGCTTTCAGGGCATCTACAGGGAAGATTGCTTTCTATGGTCAGTAAAATGATCCGCCCAAAAACGATTCTGGAAATAGGTACTTATACAGGATACTCTGCGCTTTGTCTTCTGGAAGGATTGACTCATCATGGAAAATTAATAACACTGGATATTAATGAAGAACTGGAAGGACGCGTTCGTGGTTATTTCAAGGAGTCGGAGAGAGGTGAAGATATTGATTTCAGAATCGGAAATGCTTTGAAGATAATTCCTGAGCTAACAGGACCTTTTGACCTGGTATGGATTGATGCTGATAAGGAAAACTATGGGAATTATTATGACCTGGTTATTGACAAGGTTCCTTCCGGAGGATTTATACTAGCCGACAATGTGCTGTGGAGTGGAAAAGTGGTGGAGGCAAAGATTGATAAAGACACTCGTGCGATCATGGATTTCAATAAGAGAGTTCAGGATGATCGTCGCATAGAGAATATTTTACTGCCAGTGAGGGATGGCATCATGATGATGAGGAAGGTGTAG